The Geitlerinema sp. PCC 9228 nucleotide sequence TCGGATAGCTGGCGTCCGCGGGTCTTGCGGGGCAGTTTGTCCCTGGCGATGTGCTACTCTTCCGATGCCAACGAAGTCATGAAGGAAGACCCCACCCTCGACTACGTACTTCCCGCCAGCGGTTCTTCCTTGTGGACGGATACCTTGGTCATTCCCAAATTTGCTCCCAATCCCGAGGCTGCCTACCAGTGGATTGACTTCATGCTGCAGCCGGAAATCACCGCCGAAATTGTGAAGCGGTTGAGCTTTGCCACCCCCAACAAGGAAGCCTACAAACTGCTTCCCCCAGAAATCCAACAAAATAATGCCCTGTTTCCCCCAGAATCAGCTTTGGCGCGCACGGAAACCATTAGCCCCCTGCCGCCTGACATTTTGGAACTGTACGATAAATATTGGACGCGATTGAGTAGTGGCTAACCAACGCTCCCCTTTGATTGCATTGCTTCGGAGGTACTACCTTGGCTGTTTCGAGCAAACCAGCTGACCGCAAATCCGATCCAGAACCCACTCCCCCCACCAAAGCGCGGCATCGTTGGCAGGTAAAATGGTTGGGACCCTTGGTTTTACTAGGTCCCCCGGGATTGTGGCTGCTCTTGCTGTTGGTGTTTCCTACCCTGGTGATTTTGGAACTGAGTTTGGTTCCAGACATTCGTCCGGGGGATTTGGTCAATCCTTCTGGGTTTGACAATTACCTGCGGGTTTTCAATAGCGTGAACCTCAAGGTCATGGGGCAATCTCTAATGTTTGCCACAGGTACCATGCTAATTTGCCTGTTTCTAGGATTTCCCGTGGCCTACAACATTGCTTTGAATTCTCCCAAACAGTGGCAAAACCTATTGCTGCTAGGCTTTGTGTTGCCCCTATGGACTTCTTCTTTGTTGCGTTCCTATGCCTGGGTAACGATTTTGGAAGGACAGACGGGGGTTCTCGATACGCTGTTAACTGGTTTGGGATTGCCTGCTTTGCGGCTGCTCAACCAACCTATGGCGGTGATTATTGGCATGAGCTATAGCTATTTGCCTTATATGGTGCTGATTTTATACGCTACGCTAGAAAAGCTGGACCACCGGGTTTTGGAAGCTTCGGCGGATTTGGGGGCGACCCCTTTTCAAACCTTCTGGAAAATTACCGTACCCATGTCGTTTAAAGGCATTGCTGCCGGGTCGCTGTTGGTGTTTATTACGGCTTTGGGAGATTTTGTGGACCCGGAACTGTTGGGTGGCGCTTCCAGTATGACCATTGCTCGTTTGATTTACAATCAGTTTCTCGGTCCTACCCAAAATTGGGGTTTTGGATCGGCGTTGAGCATGGTATTGATTTTGCTTGTTAGCATTGCGATCGCGTTATTGCTTCGCTATGGCGATTCCAGACCGCAGAAATCTTAAATTAGGATCTTTCAGTTATGACCACGGAACCCACAGTACGTTCCCCGTCAGTGGAGGAGGAAGAAGAAGTGGCTGTATCGGATTCCAAGCCTAAATTCCGTCTATCCGCACAATTTTTCTACATGGGATTGATGTTCTTTCTCATGTACCTACCCATTGGTGTATTGACGTTTTATAGCTTTAACGATTCGGCTTACAGTGCGGGATGGCAAGGTTTTACCCTCAAGTGGTACGTCGAGTTAAGTCAGGATTCGCGCATTATTGGTGCTTTGGGCAACAGTTTGGTGGTGGCGTTGGTGTCGGTGGTGGTTTCTGCTGTTTTAGGTACGCTCATGGCGGTGGGTCTGGCGCGCTATAAGTTTTTGGGAAAAAATCTCTATCTGGGCATTTCCTATCTCCCTCTCATTGTCCCCGATATCGCGATCGCGGTGGCCACATTGGTCTTTTTGGCGGCCATTGGTATTCCCTTGAGCCTGTGGACCATCATTGGCGCTCACGTGGTCTTTTGCCTCGCCTATATTGCCATTGTGGTTTCGACCCGTCTGGGAGATTTAGACCCCAACTTGGAAGAAGCTGCCATGGATTTGGGTGCTACTCCCATACAGGCTTTTATCAAAGTCTTGCTGCCCCAACTTACGCCTGGCATTATTTCCGGCTGCCTGTTGGCTTTTGTTCTGAGTTTGGATGATTTCTTAATTGCTAGTTTTACTGCCGGTACGGGTGCCACTACCTTACCTATGGAAATCTTTAGCCGCATCCGTACGGGAGTCAAACCCGATGTGAATGCTTTGAGTGTTATTCTTATTTTGGCATCTGGTTTTATTGCTGCGGCAGGGGAATACATCCGCTACCGCAGCGAACGGGGCAAAGAATCTTGACATTTTCCCTTCCTTTCACTTCGAGGGGAAAGAGTCACCTTTTCCCTGACTTCGACCATTTCCTGAAAATTTTCCAATAGACAAGCTGGGCGTTTTTGTAGAGAAACTTAGCAAAGCTTCCCTACCAGGGTAAATGAAATCACCGCATTTCCAGACCGGCTTCGATAACTCACTATTTTTCTTGGGTAGAAGTTGGTGGCGTTTCGGAAGGAAGCTTGGTTCCTGGTTGTTCTAACAAATACGCACCGCCCACGGATAAAACTGCTAACACCAAAAGCAAGATAGTAAGAAATAGAATGTTGCCAGTTTTGGTGAGAGGATGCTGTTTTTTTTCCTGTAGCCGCCTTGGTTGGTGGCGCTTTTCTTTGCCGGCAAGCAGCACAAAATAGAATCCCCGAGGAAAAAAAGGTACTGTCAAACGCAAATCCACAGGATGTTCCCGGGATGCTCTAGCGCGATAAGCTTGCTTGAGGGCTTCCAACTGTTCGGGGGTAAAGGTAACGGCGGTTTGAATGGGAATGCGGGCAAAAAAGCGTTGGTAAAAGGGGTCGTTTTCCGTTCGTTGCTGGTTGTGGGTAAGGTTGCGTTTGCTTGGTGCTTCCATATTTGTCATCTTCCTAATTCTTTACTGAAAAATATAATGATGCTTCAAAACCAAGGATGGTGTTCGCTATCCCAGCATTTGCTCTCTAACTGGCTCCAAGTGCGACCGGTTTTTTCGCATTCTTCTTGGGTAGTCAGCCAAGGAATGCTGGTGGGGTGGGGGTGGCTCACCGCACGGATGGGAGATTTCAAAAGTGCCAAAATCACCCACATGATGACAATGGGAACTGAGCAAAATCCGAATAAAACGGCAATGTTACCTGGTTTCCACACAGGATGCCATTCCCGTTCCTGGCGCAAGCGATCGCGCGATCGCTTTTCCCTGCCTGCTAAAATTACTAAGTAGAATTTCAGCCCGACTAGAGAAATGGTGGTACGAATATCGACGGGATGTTGCTGCCATTGGTCATTGCCAAACGCTTGTTTGATGGCTTGCAGCTGTTCGCTAGTGAAACTGGCAGTTATTTCAGGAGGGAGTTGCTGCAAAATACGACTATTGTAAGTTGGTTGGGATCGAAGGAATTTCATAGCTTTGCTTTTCCTCAATTGTAGCTATGGAAAATGAGATGATATCGATTGAAATCTAAGTATTGGTAGATGCGATCCCAGAGGGTTGGTTGCTCACTTATACCATTTCCTTAATAGTTTGCAAGAAACAATAGGGGCATTTTTGTAGGGGCACAACGGGTTGCACCCCTACAAGGAAAATCGGAACATCCCAAAGAATCATTATTTTTCAGAAATAGTATTACAAGATGGCAATACGCCCTATCGTCCCTCCTTGCATTTAAACAGCCCTTGCTTCCGCTTGTCAAGCTGACAGTCCCTGGTTTTGGATTTGCGAAAAATAGATAGGCCAGGAAACCGATCCGTTCAATACCATGTACTCAACCCTAAGTTGCTATTTTTCCTAGCTCTACTGCCCCTTTAAAAAATTTATGGCTGGGATAAATACAACATAAAAAAATTTGGAAGCTGGTCAAACTACTCAAAAATTGCGAAACTTAACGTAGATGCACATTTTTTTCTGTTTCATATAGCAATAGAGTAGAATTTTTCCCTTGGTACTGCCATCCGTATGACTGCTTAATTTTTGTAAATTTTTTCTCCGCCATTTAGCGGATAATTTGCAACAGCCAGTAACCATCGCACAAATGGCCAGATCGCCCAACCAAGAGTCATATAAAGCTTCTACCTGCTTTTGCTTTTTGCGATCCCCTTCAAAACACGTACGTGAATTTACGGTTAGTATTGACTGGTGGTCATAATATAAGTATTTTTTATCCAAAAGCGGCTAACTATATTTTTAAACAATATAAAAATCAAGATAAGGATCGACCACCTACCAAGGCAAATCCGACTGAGGTTCGCAATCAAATCCTCGTTCCTGCCAGCGTTCCATATTGACTGTACTCAGAGCTTGCAAGCGATCGCATTTTGGTGTATAAAGCTGGCTAACCACAGCCCACAGCAGGCTACGGGTCACATCCAAAATGGTTTTGAGGGTACTTTCCTGATTGGCGGGAATTCCAATTTCTTTTGCTAAATCCACTTCCACCCAGATTCCTTGGGCAGCAAATAAAACCTTAGCCAACCAAGCAGCGCGAGGCAAATGCGTCTCGGAGGTTATAAGTTTAATTTTCCGCGCTTGCCATTGTTTAATAATAGGAACGGAAAAATAAAAATTATCGAATGTAGATGTGGCACATTTTTCCAGCCATACATTCTCCTTGGGAGCATCAAATAAATGAAAAACTTTTACAGTGCAAGGTGGGTCGGAACCTCCTGAAATGAGAATGGGTATAGTACGATTGGATGTTTGCCAATCCCTAGCTAGTTGGGCAACATAAACTTCCCGACGAATGCTACCTCCCAAAACCAAGACCGCATCCAACTGGGCGTTGGCAGCTGCCGGCAAAGCCGACAAGTGAAACAACAGGGGAACGCCAAAAATACTGAAAATGCCCAACAATGCGATCGCAAGCCTACGTATAATTGTCCGTTTCCACATAAATATATATCCATTCTTCTTAAAATTATAAACCATGCTTAGTGTAGAGAAAAACACCACAAGCAAAACTCATAGTCTTCCATGGCTTCCCTGCTAATTTTTTGATTTTACCCTTCTTAACCTGGTAGAAAATATATATTTTATCGAGAAATTAAGAAAACC carries:
- a CDS encoding YdcF family protein; this translates as MWKRTIIRRLAIALLGIFSIFGVPLLFHLSALPAAANAQLDAVLVLGGSIRREVYVAQLARDWQTSNRTIPILISGGSDPPCTVKVFHLFDAPKENVWLEKCATSTFDNFYFSVPIIKQWQARKIKLITSETHLPRAAWLAKVLFAAQGIWVEVDLAKEIGIPANQESTLKTILDVTRSLLWAVVSQLYTPKCDRLQALSTVNMERWQERGFDCEPQSDLPW
- a CDS encoding ABC transporter permease gives rise to the protein MGPLVLLGPPGLWLLLLLVFPTLVILELSLVPDIRPGDLVNPSGFDNYLRVFNSVNLKVMGQSLMFATGTMLICLFLGFPVAYNIALNSPKQWQNLLLLGFVLPLWTSSLLRSYAWVTILEGQTGVLDTLLTGLGLPALRLLNQPMAVIIGMSYSYLPYMVLILYATLEKLDHRVLEASADLGATPFQTFWKITVPMSFKGIAAGSLLVFITALGDFVDPELLGGASSMTIARLIYNQFLGPTQNWGFGSALSMVLILLVSIAIALLLRYGDSRPQKS
- a CDS encoding ABC transporter permease; this translates as MTTEPTVRSPSVEEEEEVAVSDSKPKFRLSAQFFYMGLMFFLMYLPIGVLTFYSFNDSAYSAGWQGFTLKWYVELSQDSRIIGALGNSLVVALVSVVVSAVLGTLMAVGLARYKFLGKNLYLGISYLPLIVPDIAIAVATLVFLAAIGIPLSLWTIIGAHVVFCLAYIAIVVSTRLGDLDPNLEEAAMDLGATPIQAFIKVLLPQLTPGIISGCLLAFVLSLDDFLIASFTAGTGATTLPMEIFSRIRTGVKPDVNALSVILILASGFIAAAGEYIRYRSERGKES